A region of Jonquetella anthropi DSM 22815 DNA encodes the following proteins:
- the ribE gene encoding 6,7-dimethyl-8-ribityllumazine synthase, which yields MRVFQGNLTGSDERYAIVVSRFNELIGSKLLEGAKDALSRHGVNLRGVDVYWVPGAWELPLVVEEIALRGTYDAIIALGAVIRGDTPHFEYVSAEMSKGLAGVGLKQRVPVTLGVLTTENLEQALLRSGSKAGNKGSEAAVAAIEMVSLLRQIRSDREVEKQC from the coding sequence ATGAGAGTGTTTCAGGGCAACCTCACAGGAAGCGACGAGCGGTACGCCATCGTGGTGTCCCGGTTTAACGAGCTCATCGGCAGCAAGCTGCTTGAAGGGGCCAAGGACGCCCTGTCGCGTCACGGCGTCAACCTGAGAGGCGTGGACGTGTACTGGGTTCCGGGCGCGTGGGAACTGCCGCTGGTGGTGGAGGAAATCGCCCTGCGCGGCACCTATGACGCCATCATTGCCTTGGGCGCGGTCATTCGGGGCGACACGCCGCACTTTGAATACGTGTCCGCCGAAATGTCAAAAGGCTTGGCCGGCGTGGGGCTCAAACAGCGCGTTCCCGTCACCTTGGGCGTGCTGACGACCGAAAACCTCGAACAGGCCCTTCTTCGCTCGGGCAGCAAGGCAGGCAACAAGGGAAGCGAAGCCGCCGTCGCGGCCATTGAAATGGTGTCGCTGCTGCGTCAGATCCGCAGCGATCGGGAGGTGGAAAAGCAATGCTAG
- a CDS encoding restriction endonuclease subunit S has translation MPKTTKRPALRFAGFSGEWEERKLGDIGKARSGVGFPDVEQGGTEGIPFYKVSDMNLVGNEIEMTRSNNYVTNEQIEKKRWNPVDDVPAIFFAKVGAAVMLNRKRLCRFPFLLDNNTMAYSLYNDYWNMEFAKAAFTKIDFTKLIQVGALPSYNSGDVEDIRVMLPPMKEQNKIGQYFAHLDHLIALHERKYSKLMNVKKFMLEKMFPKDGAKVPALRFAGFSSEWEERKLEEIGTIVTGSTPSTDISEYYSSDGIPWVTPTDILENITYNTTKKLSDKGQKVGRIVPPNSILVTCIASIGKNTMLGTVGSCNQQINAIIPNTHEYFPYFLLTESHLWSACMKKSAAAGIMQIVNQKEFSDQKTMVPKLREQTQIGTFFATLDHLLSLHRQELERLQNVKKSCLEKMFA, from the coding sequence ATGCCAAAAACGACCAAAAGGCCGGCCCTCCGCTTCGCCGGTTTTTCGGGCGAGTGGGAAGAGAGGAAACTGGGAGATATAGGTAAAGCGCGCTCTGGAGTTGGCTTTCCAGATGTTGAACAGGGCGGAACTGAGGGCATCCCATTTTACAAAGTTTCTGACATGAATTTAGTCGGAAACGAAATTGAAATGACCCGATCAAATAATTACGTGACAAATGAACAAATTGAGAAAAAAAGATGGAACCCTGTTGATGACGTCCCAGCGATATTTTTCGCAAAAGTTGGTGCGGCAGTAATGTTAAATCGCAAGCGACTATGCCGCTTTCCATTCCTACTAGATAACAATACTATGGCCTATTCTCTTTATAATGACTATTGGAACATGGAATTTGCGAAGGCCGCTTTTACAAAAATTGATTTCACAAAATTAATACAAGTTGGAGCTTTACCTTCTTATAATTCTGGAGATGTAGAAGACATTAGAGTTATGCTGCCACCCATGAAAGAGCAAAACAAGATTGGCCAATACTTTGCACACCTCGACCATCTCATCGCCCTTCACGAGCGGAAATATTCAAAGCTGATGAACGTGAAGAAGTTCATGCTGGAGAAGATGTTCCCCAAAGACGGTGCCAAAGTACCGGCCCTCCGCTTCGCCGGGTTTTCGAGCGAGTGGGAAGAACGGAAATTAGAAGAAATAGGTACTATCGTAACAGGTTCAACGCCTTCGACAGATATTTCAGAATACTACTCAAGTGATGGAATTCCTTGGGTTACCCCTACTGATATCTTGGAGAACATCACATATAACACAACAAAAAAGTTAAGCGATAAAGGTCAAAAAGTAGGGCGCATTGTTCCACCTAATTCCATATTAGTTACTTGCATTGCAAGTATCGGCAAAAACACAATGCTTGGTACAGTAGGCAGTTGTAATCAACAGATCAATGCCATTATTCCAAATACTCATGAGTATTTTCCTTATTTTTTACTAACAGAGAGTCACCTCTGGTCAGCCTGTATGAAAAAATCTGCTGCGGCTGGAATAATGCAGATTGTTAATCAAAAAGAGTTCTCTGATCAAAAAACTATGGTGCCGAAATTACGTGAGCAAACACAAATTGGAACTTTTTTTGCTACCCTCGACCATCTTCTCTCCCTTCACCGTCAGGAGCTGGAGCGGCTGCAGAACGTCAAAAAGTCGTGCCTCGAAAAGATGTTCGCCTAA
- a CDS encoding riboflavin synthase, with protein MFTGLVECTGRVVGLTPEGGCQAVTVSCPFAAELAIGQSVAVDGACLTVSALADGAFRVLMTAETVSRGGSSLQVGKRVNLERALKLGGRLDGHLVLGHVDGTARVVSLRRSGSSALLTVLIPNELRRYVAVKGSVALDGVSLTVASFEGGAASVAVIPQTLDDTTLGERRSGDLINLEVDVIARYLERLVSNDTGGENLTMAKLAEMGW; from the coding sequence GTTGAGTGCACTGGCCGGGTCGTCGGTCTGACGCCCGAAGGCGGCTGTCAAGCGGTTACCGTCTCCTGCCCCTTTGCCGCCGAGCTGGCAATCGGCCAGTCGGTAGCCGTTGACGGTGCTTGTCTGACCGTCTCCGCTCTTGCCGACGGGGCGTTCCGCGTCCTAATGACCGCCGAAACGGTCTCCCGCGGCGGCTCGTCCCTGCAGGTCGGCAAGCGGGTGAACCTTGAGCGGGCCCTGAAGCTAGGCGGTCGGCTCGACGGCCATCTCGTGCTGGGCCACGTGGACGGGACGGCGCGCGTCGTGAGCCTGCGCCGGAGCGGCAGCTCGGCCCTGCTGACCGTCCTGATACCAAATGAGCTTCGCCGGTACGTGGCGGTTAAAGGCTCGGTCGCGCTTGACGGCGTCAGCCTGACGGTCGCCTCATTTGAGGGCGGCGCGGCCTCCGTCGCCGTTATCCCTCAAACGCTTGACGACACGACGCTGGGCGAACGCCGTTCCGGCGACCTGATCAATCTGGAAGTGGACGTGATCGCCCGCTACTTGGAGCGCCTGGTGTCAAACGATACGGGCGGAGAGAACCTGACAATGGCCAAACTGGCCGAAATGGGGTGGTGA
- the ribA gene encoding GTP cyclohydrolase II encodes MNNQRTGGESAEITRARDALRSGGAVLVTEGSGEGDTGAFVLPAGTLTAEKLIAASSFGFSDPFFVLSEPTASRLGLAVVKASKGGAWFAESFDLALAPEMPTRQYETDVAHVLADESTPAGALLRPGRVRPLVARPGGVVRRASFAEAASDLAELAGFGAGVFVPVRTRSGSPAPLAEAEEAAKQLGAPVLELSRLIAWRVARTKLIERVASVHLPSAWGDFAAIAYRSQLEADPDRVHIALVKGDLSKEDAPLVRVHSECMTGDVFGSLRCDCGPQLHAAMSMVERAGYGVVLYMRQEGRGIGLVEKLRAYELQEKGLDTVDANLALGHKPDLRDYGVGAQILKDLGITKLRLLTNNPAKIVGLQGHGLEVVERVPLEIEPNRYNKKYMTTKEDRMGHLLHLSDGEKERDQ; translated from the coding sequence GTGAACAACCAACGAACCGGCGGCGAAAGCGCCGAAATAACTCGGGCCCGGGACGCGCTGCGCTCCGGCGGCGCGGTGCTGGTGACTGAAGGATCCGGCGAGGGCGACACGGGCGCGTTTGTCCTGCCGGCCGGAACTCTGACGGCTGAGAAACTGATCGCCGCCTCCTCCTTTGGGTTCAGCGACCCGTTCTTCGTCCTCAGCGAACCGACGGCGTCTCGGCTTGGGTTGGCAGTCGTCAAGGCCAGCAAGGGCGGCGCGTGGTTCGCCGAGTCGTTTGACCTCGCCCTCGCGCCGGAGATGCCGACCCGCCAGTACGAAACCGACGTGGCCCACGTCTTGGCCGACGAGTCGACGCCGGCGGGTGCGCTGCTTCGTCCCGGCCGCGTCAGGCCGCTGGTCGCCCGTCCGGGCGGCGTCGTCCGTCGGGCGTCGTTTGCCGAGGCGGCAAGCGACCTCGCCGAACTGGCCGGGTTTGGCGCGGGCGTCTTCGTCCCGGTCCGTACCCGTTCCGGCTCACCGGCGCCGCTGGCCGAAGCCGAAGAAGCGGCAAAGCAGTTGGGCGCGCCGGTCCTCGAGCTGAGCAGGCTGATCGCGTGGCGGGTGGCCCGCACAAAGCTCATCGAGCGAGTCGCGTCGGTTCACCTCCCGTCCGCGTGGGGTGACTTTGCCGCCATCGCGTACAGAAGCCAGCTCGAAGCGGATCCGGACCGGGTTCACATTGCCCTCGTCAAGGGAGACCTGTCGAAGGAAGACGCGCCGTTGGTCCGCGTTCACTCCGAGTGCATGACCGGCGACGTCTTCGGCTCGCTGCGGTGCGACTGCGGCCCTCAGCTTCACGCGGCCATGTCCATGGTGGAGCGCGCCGGCTACGGCGTTGTGCTCTACATGCGGCAGGAAGGGCGCGGCATCGGCTTGGTGGAAAAACTGCGCGCCTATGAGCTTCAGGAAAAAGGACTGGACACGGTAGACGCCAACTTGGCGCTGGGCCACAAGCCCGACCTGCGGGACTACGGCGTCGGCGCCCAGATCCTCAAAGACTTAGGAATCACTAAGCTGAGGCTTTTGACCAACAACCCGGCGAAAATCGTCGGCTTGCAGGGCCACGGCTTGGAAGTGGTCGAGCGGGTGCCCCTCGAAATCGAGCCGAACCGCTATAATAAAAAATATATGACGACCAAAGAAGACAGGATGGGTCACCTGCTTCACCTGTCCGACGGCGAAAAGGAGAGAGACCAATGA
- a CDS encoding class I SAM-dependent methyltransferase — translation MQTKKIHIEKNTVQETLIIPLYGRKMCAEKFPTLYTDTTAQTLCESLDYDFSPLEAKKDTLFHEFGALEAAMRQLDMAWEINDYLKLHPKAVIVNLGCGLDNTGRACDNGTCKIVNVDLPDVIAVRERLMPAEEREKNITADIKDCEWMNEVDGTNGVIFFAAGVFHYFETEKVKDLVLRLSKRYPGGRLIFDAVGKRGLKMMKRTVLKNMGMKDIDVLFCVNDPEQDLNWSDKITVTSKGYMLGYYDMKTKGIRWTHRLLAKMGDRWLKMTVYRMDF, via the coding sequence TTGCAAACGAAAAAAATACATATTGAAAAGAACACCGTGCAGGAGACGTTGATTATCCCGTTATACGGCAGAAAGATGTGTGCGGAAAAATTCCCTACTCTCTATACGGACACCACGGCACAGACGCTCTGTGAGAGCTTGGACTATGACTTCTCCCCGCTGGAAGCGAAAAAGGACACCCTTTTCCACGAGTTCGGAGCGCTGGAAGCGGCGATGCGTCAGCTTGATATGGCTTGGGAAATTAACGATTACCTCAAACTGCACCCGAAAGCCGTTATCGTCAATCTTGGGTGTGGACTGGATAACACAGGAAGAGCTTGTGACAACGGTACGTGTAAAATTGTGAACGTTGATCTTCCAGATGTGATAGCGGTTCGGGAGCGCCTGATGCCCGCTGAAGAAAGAGAAAAGAACATCACTGCCGACATAAAAGATTGTGAGTGGATGAACGAAGTCGACGGAACAAACGGGGTCATATTTTTTGCGGCGGGAGTCTTTCATTATTTTGAGACCGAGAAAGTAAAGGACTTAGTCTTGAGGTTATCAAAACGATATCCCGGCGGGCGTCTAATTTTCGACGCGGTGGGAAAACGCGGCCTCAAAATGATGAAGCGGACAGTCCTCAAGAACATGGGGATGAAGGATATCGATGTGCTCTTTTGTGTGAACGACCCAGAGCAAGACTTGAATTGGTCCGACAAGATCACCGTCACAAGCAAAGGGTACATGCTCGGCTATTATGACATGAAGACAAAGGGCATTCGTTGGACGCATCGTCTCCTCGCAAAAATGGGAGATCGATGGCTCAAAATGACCGTCTATCGGATGGATTTTTAA
- a CDS encoding type I restriction endonuclease subunit R, protein MSFNQESDFEEALIQTLSKHGWEKDVLTHRTEQELIQNWANILFENNRGRDRLNNCPLTDGEMRQILEQIGGLRTPLKLNGFINGGSVTIIRDNKDDREGYRKERSLKIYDRREIAKGLSRYQIARQPHFLSHSKMLNDRRGDLTLLINGMPVIHIELKKSGVPVSQAWNQIEKYSGEGVFSGLFSLVQVFVAMTPEETVYFANPGPDGKFNPDFYFHWADFDNEPMNDWKNVASSLLSIPMAHQLIGFYTVADNSDGVLKVMRSYQYFAANAISDKVTGNRWDGGQQRGGYIWHTTGSGKTMTSFKSAQLIASSKDADKVIFLMDRIELGTQSLKEYRGFAGESEEVQATENTGALVTKLKSDNPSDTLIVTSIQKMSNIKDEDDGGLNAADLELMRSKHIVFIVDECHRSTFGDMLVTIKNSFPNALFFGFTGTPIQDENQKKMNTTATVFGNELHRYSIADGIRDKNVLGFDPYKVLTYKDTDLRKAVALEKAKARTVEEANADPKKSAVFYKYMNLPMAGSFDEKGNYVKGIEDFLPDSQYTCEAHQSMVVQDILENWATLSRNGKFHAILATGSIAEAIQYYRRLKAVEPKLKTTALFDSTIDNNGDGLDKEDGLVEIITDYNERYGQNFTIPTFSKMKKDIAARLAHKAPYERGELAPEKRLDLLIVVDQMLTGFDSKWINTLYMDKVLKYENIIQAFSRTNRLFGPEKPFGTIRYYRRPHTMERLIAAAVKLYSGDKPLGLFADRLNQNLEHMNSIFTQIKNLFESSGIANFERLPEETAERKKFANLFKLFNHYLEAAKVQGFQWNVLSCGFTDPDTGEDRWVDVLIDERTYMVLVIRYKELFSGGGDVENGEDLPYELDGHLTTIDTATINTDYMNSRFTKYLKLFHQKEASADLLKQAEEELHKTFAELSQEEQKFAGIFLRDIQRGDVVPEDGKTLRDYITEYMTKAKDAQIHRFAALFGLDEGKLRDLMAQKVTEDNINKYGRFAALKKTVDRAKATEYFEALTGEKIIPLKISTKIDVTLRKFILDGGFDVEMPGKDS, encoded by the coding sequence ATGTCATTCAACCAAGAGTCCGATTTTGAAGAAGCGCTGATTCAAACCCTGTCCAAGCACGGTTGGGAAAAGGACGTTTTAACGCACCGGACAGAACAAGAGCTCATTCAGAACTGGGCGAATATCCTTTTTGAAAACAACCGGGGCCGCGACCGGCTGAACAACTGTCCGTTAACCGACGGTGAAATGCGGCAGATCCTGGAGCAGATCGGCGGGCTGAGGACGCCGCTCAAGCTGAACGGCTTCATCAACGGCGGCAGCGTCACCATTATTCGGGACAACAAGGACGACCGGGAGGGATACCGCAAGGAGCGGTCGCTGAAAATCTACGACCGGCGGGAGATTGCCAAGGGACTGAGCCGTTATCAGATCGCCCGACAGCCCCACTTCTTGAGCCACTCGAAGATGTTGAACGACCGGCGGGGTGACTTGACGCTTTTAATCAACGGCATGCCGGTAATCCATATTGAGCTCAAAAAAAGCGGAGTGCCGGTCAGTCAGGCGTGGAATCAAATTGAAAAGTACTCCGGCGAGGGCGTTTTTTCGGGGCTTTTCTCGCTCGTGCAGGTTTTTGTGGCGATGACCCCGGAAGAAACGGTTTACTTTGCCAATCCCGGGCCAGACGGCAAGTTCAACCCAGACTTTTATTTTCACTGGGCGGACTTCGATAACGAGCCGATGAACGATTGGAAGAACGTCGCGTCTTCTCTGCTTTCGATCCCGATGGCTCACCAGCTGATCGGCTTTTACACGGTGGCGGACAATTCGGACGGCGTTCTCAAGGTGATGCGCAGTTATCAGTACTTCGCGGCGAATGCCATTTCCGACAAGGTGACGGGAAACCGCTGGGACGGCGGGCAGCAGCGCGGCGGCTATATTTGGCACACGACCGGGTCGGGCAAGACAATGACGTCGTTTAAGTCCGCTCAGCTGATCGCCTCGTCAAAGGACGCGGACAAGGTGATTTTCCTGATGGACCGAATCGAGCTGGGGACACAGAGCTTAAAGGAATACCGCGGCTTTGCTGGCGAGAGCGAAGAGGTTCAGGCAACGGAGAACACGGGCGCGCTGGTGACAAAGCTCAAGAGCGATAACCCATCGGACACGCTGATTGTGACGTCGATCCAAAAGATGAGCAACATCAAGGACGAGGACGACGGGGGCTTGAATGCGGCCGATTTGGAGCTGATGCGCTCCAAGCATATCGTCTTTATCGTGGACGAGTGTCACCGCTCGACGTTTGGGGATATGCTGGTGACGATTAAGAATTCTTTCCCCAACGCGCTGTTCTTCGGCTTTACCGGCACGCCGATTCAGGATGAGAACCAGAAGAAGATGAACACGACGGCGACGGTATTCGGCAACGAGCTGCACCGGTACAGCATTGCCGACGGGATTCGGGATAAAAACGTGCTGGGGTTTGACCCGTACAAGGTTCTAACCTATAAGGACACAGACCTTCGGAAAGCTGTTGCACTGGAAAAGGCGAAGGCCCGAACGGTTGAGGAAGCGAACGCCGATCCCAAGAAGAGCGCGGTTTTTTACAAGTACATGAACCTTCCGATGGCCGGTTCGTTCGACGAGAAAGGGAACTACGTCAAGGGAATCGAGGACTTTTTGCCCGACAGTCAGTACACCTGCGAGGCTCATCAGTCGATGGTGGTTCAGGATATTTTGGAGAACTGGGCCACGCTGAGCCGAAACGGCAAGTTTCATGCCATCTTGGCGACCGGAAGCATTGCCGAGGCAATTCAGTATTATCGCCGTCTGAAGGCGGTCGAGCCGAAGCTGAAGACCACGGCTCTTTTTGATTCGACGATCGATAACAACGGTGACGGTTTGGACAAGGAAGACGGACTCGTTGAGATCATCACCGACTATAACGAGCGGTACGGGCAGAATTTTACGATTCCGACGTTTAGCAAGATGAAGAAGGATATTGCCGCCCGGCTGGCGCATAAAGCCCCGTACGAGCGGGGTGAGCTGGCGCCGGAGAAACGGCTTGACCTGCTGATCGTGGTTGACCAGATGCTGACCGGGTTCGATTCCAAGTGGATTAATACGTTGTACATGGACAAGGTTCTGAAATACGAGAACATCATTCAGGCGTTTTCTCGGACGAACCGGCTGTTCGGGCCTGAAAAGCCGTTCGGCACGATTCGCTATTACAGAAGGCCTCACACGATGGAACGGCTGATCGCGGCGGCGGTAAAGCTGTATTCAGGCGACAAGCCGCTGGGGCTTTTCGCGGACCGGCTGAACCAGAACCTTGAACACATGAACTCTATTTTTACCCAGATCAAGAACCTGTTTGAAAGCTCTGGAATCGCCAACTTCGAGCGGCTTCCCGAGGAGACGGCCGAGCGCAAGAAGTTCGCGAACCTTTTCAAATTGTTCAATCATTACCTAGAGGCGGCAAAAGTTCAGGGTTTCCAGTGGAACGTTTTGTCGTGCGGCTTCACAGACCCCGATACGGGCGAAGATCGCTGGGTCGACGTCCTGATTGACGAGCGGACCTATATGGTTTTAGTCATCCGATACAAGGAGCTTTTCAGCGGCGGCGGTGACGTCGAGAACGGCGAAGACCTTCCGTATGAGCTTGACGGCCACTTGACGACGATTGACACGGCGACGATCAATACCGATTACATGAACTCGCGCTTTACAAAGTACCTGAAGCTGTTTCATCAGAAGGAAGCGAGCGCAGACCTGCTGAAACAGGCGGAAGAGGAACTTCACAAAACCTTTGCCGAGCTTTCGCAGGAAGAACAAAAGTTCGCTGGGATTTTCCTTCGCGACATTCAGCGGGGCGACGTCGTCCCCGAGGACGGCAAAACGCTGAGAGACTATATTACCGAGTACATGACAAAAGCGAAGGACGCTCAGATTCATCGGTTCGCTGCCCTCTTTGGGCTGGACGAGGGAAAGCTGCGAGACCTGATGGCACAGAAGGTGACTGAGGACAACATCAACAAGTACGGCCGGTTCGCCGCGCTGAAAAAGACGGTGGACAGGGCGAAGGCAACGGAATATTTTGAAGCCCTCACAGGGGAAAAAATTATTCCGCTAAAAATTTCGACGAAGATCGACGTCACGCTTCGTAAATTTATATTGGACGGCGGTTTTGACGTGGAGATGCCCGGCAAGGACTCTTAA
- the serS gene encoding serine--tRNA ligase yields the protein MLDLKVIREQTDQVRAWLKARHSTVDLDAILALDGQRRDILGQSEELKARRNEGSKAVAMAKKSGADAAALMEKMKELGEQVKELDDKLADVDTEIGRKLLEIPNKLHETVPLGADERENVEVRRWGEPKKFSFEPKAHWDIGELTGTIDSERGVKLAGSRFTVLSGLGARLERAMANYMLDLHCLKQGYTEYNVPLMVSTETMTGTGQLPKFAEDLYKIGGDDDVPLWLIPTAEVPLTNLHSGETLSEDDLPMYMTAYTPCFRREAGSYGKDVRGIMRLHQFDKVEMVKLCTPETSYDELEKLTADAESVLQGLGLPYRVIVLCSGDIGFGSAKTYDVEVWLPSQNCYREISSCSNCEDFQTRRMNCRYRPAGGGKLRYPHSLNGSGLAIGRAVLAVIENYQQEDGSVVIPDALVPYMGGVKVIPPVGK from the coding sequence ATGCTAGACCTGAAAGTCATCAGAGAGCAGACCGACCAAGTTCGGGCGTGGCTCAAAGCCCGGCACAGCACCGTTGACTTGGACGCCATCTTGGCGCTGGACGGCCAGCGTCGGGACATACTGGGGCAGTCTGAAGAGCTCAAAGCCCGCCGGAACGAAGGTTCCAAAGCCGTCGCCATGGCCAAAAAGAGCGGCGCCGACGCGGCCGCCCTGATGGAAAAGATGAAAGAGCTGGGCGAGCAGGTCAAAGAGCTGGACGACAAATTGGCCGACGTGGACACCGAAATCGGCCGCAAACTCTTAGAGATCCCCAACAAGCTCCACGAAACGGTTCCGCTTGGCGCCGACGAGCGGGAAAACGTCGAAGTCCGCCGCTGGGGCGAGCCTAAAAAGTTCAGCTTCGAGCCCAAAGCGCACTGGGACATCGGCGAGCTCACCGGTACCATCGACAGCGAGCGGGGCGTCAAGCTGGCCGGCAGCCGGTTTACCGTCCTCAGCGGGCTGGGCGCTCGGCTGGAACGCGCCATGGCCAACTACATGCTGGACTTGCACTGCCTGAAGCAGGGCTACACCGAGTATAACGTTCCCCTTATGGTGTCCACAGAGACCATGACCGGCACAGGGCAGCTGCCAAAGTTCGCCGAAGACCTCTACAAAATCGGCGGCGACGACGACGTACCGCTGTGGCTCATTCCCACGGCAGAAGTCCCGCTCACCAACCTGCACAGCGGCGAAACCCTTTCAGAAGACGACCTGCCGATGTACATGACCGCCTACACGCCCTGCTTCCGCCGCGAGGCCGGCAGCTACGGCAAGGACGTTCGGGGCATCATGCGGCTTCACCAGTTTGACAAAGTCGAAATGGTTAAGCTCTGCACCCCGGAGACCAGCTATGACGAACTGGAAAAGCTCACGGCCGACGCCGAATCGGTCCTTCAGGGGCTCGGGTTGCCGTATCGGGTCATCGTCCTCTGCTCGGGTGACATCGGGTTCGGCTCCGCCAAGACCTACGACGTGGAAGTGTGGCTCCCGTCCCAGAACTGCTACCGCGAGATCAGCTCCTGCAGCAACTGCGAGGACTTCCAGACCCGCCGGATGAACTGCCGCTACCGGCCCGCCGGCGGCGGAAAGCTTCGCTATCCGCACAGCCTCAACGGCAGCGGGCTGGCCATCGGCCGGGCGGTCCTTGCGGTCATCGAAAACTACCAGCAGGAAGACGGCTCGGTCGTCATCCCCGACGCGCTCGTTCCCTATATGGGCGGCGTCAAAGTCATTCCCCCAGTCGGAAAGTAA
- the guaA gene encoding glutamine-hydrolyzing GMP synthase → MENIVIIDCGSQFTQLIARRIREMHVHSEIIPAGCTLDEVKSRQPKGLIISGGPKSVLDQGSPRVPDGFFYLGVPILGVCYGMQLMARLFGGVVRRSKAREYGRGHVSIQDKSCAIFAGLPDSFQVWMSHGDDVEKIPPDFVLTAQSDDGVVAGFRSKDGRFNALQYHPEVAHTQGGEKMLHNFIYDICGCKGDWQLGDWISIAQADIDAKVGNDKVICGLSGGVDSSVAAALVSRAIGDRLECIFVNNGLLRQNEAEEVLESYKQMKLNVHYVDASEQFLSALTGVIEPERKRKIIGETFIRVFEDQARKIKGARWLLQGTLYPDVIESGARKGADVIKSHHNVGGLPQDMNMNLLEPLRDLFKDEVRALGRLLGLPENIVRRHPFPGPGLAVRCLGDITKEKLNVLRQADHIFLEEIRAAGLYDQIWQAFAVLLPVFTVGVMGDERTYARVCALRAITSSDGMTAEWYPMSHSVLDRVSTRICNEVRGINRVVYDCTSKPPATVEWE, encoded by the coding sequence ATGGAAAACATCGTCATCATCGACTGCGGCTCCCAGTTCACCCAGCTCATCGCGCGAAGAATACGGGAAATGCACGTGCACAGTGAAATCATACCGGCCGGCTGCACCTTAGACGAAGTCAAAAGCCGCCAGCCCAAAGGGCTCATCATCTCCGGCGGCCCCAAAAGCGTCCTTGACCAAGGCTCGCCTCGGGTTCCCGACGGCTTCTTCTACCTCGGCGTCCCGATCCTCGGCGTCTGCTACGGCATGCAGCTCATGGCGCGCCTGTTCGGCGGCGTCGTCCGCCGCTCAAAAGCCCGCGAGTACGGCAGAGGACATGTCAGCATTCAGGACAAATCGTGCGCCATCTTCGCCGGCCTGCCCGACTCGTTCCAAGTGTGGATGAGCCACGGCGACGACGTGGAAAAAATTCCGCCAGACTTTGTCCTCACCGCCCAATCGGACGACGGCGTCGTCGCCGGTTTCCGCAGCAAAGACGGCCGCTTCAACGCCCTGCAGTACCACCCTGAAGTGGCTCACACCCAGGGCGGCGAAAAAATGCTTCACAACTTCATCTACGACATCTGCGGCTGCAAAGGCGACTGGCAGCTCGGCGACTGGATCAGCATCGCTCAGGCCGACATCGACGCTAAAGTCGGGAATGATAAAGTCATCTGCGGCCTCTCCGGCGGCGTCGACTCGTCCGTTGCCGCCGCGCTTGTCAGCCGCGCCATCGGCGATCGGCTCGAGTGCATCTTTGTCAACAACGGACTCCTGCGCCAGAACGAAGCTGAAGAAGTGCTGGAAAGCTACAAGCAGATGAAGCTGAACGTCCACTACGTCGACGCGTCGGAGCAGTTCCTCTCAGCCCTCACCGGCGTCATCGAGCCGGAGCGGAAGCGCAAAATCATCGGCGAAACCTTCATCAGGGTTTTTGAAGATCAGGCGCGGAAAATCAAAGGCGCCCGCTGGCTCCTGCAGGGCACCCTGTACCCGGACGTTATCGAAAGCGGGGCCCGCAAAGGCGCCGACGTCATCAAGAGCCACCACAACGTCGGCGGTCTGCCGCAGGACATGAACATGAACCTGCTCGAGCCGCTCCGCGACTTGTTTAAAGATGAAGTCCGCGCCCTCGGCCGTCTGCTCGGCCTGCCGGAAAACATCGTCCGCCGTCACCCGTTCCCCGGCCCCGGCCTCGCCGTCCGCTGCTTGGGCGACATCACCAAAGAAAAGCTGAACGTCCTTCGTCAGGCCGACCACATCTTCCTTGAAGAAATCCGCGCCGCCGGGCTGTACGACCAAATCTGGCAGGCCTTCGCCGTCCTGCTGCCGGTTTTCACCGTCGGCGTCATGGGCGACGAGCGGACCTATGCCCGAGTCTGCGCCCTGCGGGCCATCACCTCCAGCGACGGCATGACCGCCGAATGGTACCCAATGTCTCACAGCGTTCTTGACCGGGTCTCCACCAGAATATGCAACGAAGTGCGGGGGATTAACCGAGTAGTCTACGACTGCACCAGCAAGCCACCAGCAACCGTGGAGTGGGAATAA